TTACATTTGCACACGACTTTATGCAGTGATTCTTCTTTTTCAAACTTTATGCAGTGTGATTAGTCATCACGGTAATTATTATTACGAAGAACATATTAGAAGATTGAAGATTCCATAAAGTGATGACATTAAGACTTAAACTTCAAGGATATTATTCCTACAGATATTGAGAGCTTTACTAATCAACCACGCAACTTGCAATCTGTGTTCAGCAAACCACATAACTGGACACATGGGTTGTCACTTGTCATCTCACTCGAAAAAGTGGACGTCGTTGAGGAAATAAAATCTTCATACATTGATCTAATCTTAAAAGGTAGACCATAGAAAATCCTTTCGTTTACGCAAGGCCTTGAGTTTAGTAGGATAATCACCTTTCGCTCTGAGTGGTTAAATCGTGTTTATATCCTTATTGAAGTCTCTAGCGGACTAGCAGTCTCGATAAACGTCATTCCAGAAAATTAAAggcaaacaagaaaaaaataaaaattatgatgTGTGGTGGAATGCCACCTACTTTTTAGTGTAATAATAACCGCAGTCAGAAATCATATATAGATATTTTCAAAATAATAGTTGAGAAATTAAGGTATGCATCATTAGTTGAGATGATTTAACATAAAGAAAACAGAGACAATAATGTCTGTTCTAGGCCCCGGTATGTGCAAAGACAACACAGTATGGCCACAATGTCCGTGATGTGTATGACCTAATTTTTTTCAACTTGAAACTTTAGACGCAATCAAGCATTATCTGCATGCATCAGTTATTTTATCATTAAGAATTAGTGATTGATCCTTTAGTAAAAATTCTATGGACGTCCGCATTTGGATAAATACCTATAGGTGTAAGACGTGTTGTGGAAGCGTTCCTGTCGAGTGATTTTCCTTTTGCTATGAATGAAATATCTTGATATTTGCTTGTTACCTGACTTGATTATCGTAATGAACCATGATCTGACATGGGAAGGATTACTTGTCAACCTTTCTCTTTTAAAGAATTCTTGAAGCAATTCTTCCTATAAATATCaagattattggagtagttaTGAAGCCAACATTCACAGCTATTTCTCTCTTGTGTCTTGATATTTACAATTGATCTTTTAAAAAGTGAGACATAAATGGCTCCACAAAAAAATGTTTTCTCAAATATTCTGTTTTCCATAGTATTAATCTTCATTATTTATTACAACTCGTACTGTTGTCGTGGGGGTACTACTACTACTTCACTAGACCTACATCCCACAGATGAACAACCTAGTGATAGTActaatgaacaaggagaaatccTCAGGTTCCGTGGCATTAACAATGGCCACAAAAAGATTTCCGCTAAAAGGATGATGAGTGTTGCTGACTTTGGAGCTAAAGGTGACGGTAAGACAGATGATTCTAAGGTGCGTAAAGACTCTCTCATAGCATATCAATTTATTATGTTGGGTGTGTCTTATTTTTGTTAAGTTAGATATCCAATTGAAAAAATATAGGAAGTTGATAATTTGTTTATCAAAATGGCAGGCTTTTTTGAAGGCTTGGAAGAAAGCTTGCTCCTCCAAAAACGCTGTTGATCTTGTAATACCTAGGAAGAAAACTTATCGCCTCAAACCCGCTACATTTAAAGGTCCATGCAAATCCAATATTACAATTAAGGTGATCAGTACTACTTACTCATTCTAACCTCTTAAAAAATAGACAAATAATTGATACTAGATAATTTAGCTTAGAGTATCGGTCATTACAGCAAGCATGCATGGCTATGAGTTTGCAACTATGCGGCGATCGATTTTAATTAGTAAATTCAagtctttttttatattttagcAATTAATTCAGtttagataaataaataaatagttttAATTATATGTGAATAATACGAGCGGATCTCTTGATCTAAAGTTCATGGCTTAACTTTTATATTAATTTCTCCACCATGAAATGTAATATGTTCCACATGAACCACTTTGTATTTTCAGATAGATGGAGCCATCGAAGCTTCTGCAGATCGATCAGATTATAAAAGGGATGTCAGACATTGGATTATCTTCAAGAAGATTCAAAATCTCGTAGTTGAAGGTGATGGAACAATTGATGGAAAAGGAGATATTTGGTGGAAGAATTCATGTAAAATTAATAAATCTCGTGTAAGTATATGCATGTTACTATACATCCTTAGGTTTGGAAATTGATGAACTCCAGTCTAATAACTCCACTATTCCTTCTTGCAGCCATGTACACATGCGCCGACGGTACGTACATGCtataccttctttttttttgatattattaTGCAATATTATTTACAGTGTCTTACTGATGATGAGCAGGCTTTAACCTTCAAAGAGTGCAACAATCTAACTGTGGAAAACATAACCATAAAAGATGCGCAGCAAATGCATCTAAGTTTTCAAAAATGTATGAAAGTTGAAGCTCACAATTTACTGATAACTGCACCAGAAAAAAGCCCGAATACAGATGGTATTCATGTCACGCGAACTCAAAATATCACTATTATCAACTCTGTTATTGGTACAGGTACATATATACGCTGACGAACG
This genomic interval from Papaver somniferum cultivar HN1 unplaced genomic scaffold, ASM357369v1 unplaced-scaffold_107, whole genome shotgun sequence contains the following:
- the LOC113328273 gene encoding polygalacturonase-like, whose protein sequence is MAPQKNVFSNILFSIVLIFIIYYNSYCCRGGTTTTSLDLHPTDEQPSDSTNEQGEILRFRGINNGHKKISAKRMMSVADFGAKGDGKTDDSKAFLKAWKKACSSKNAVDLVIPRKKTYRLKPATFKGPCKSNITIKIDGAIEASADRSDYKRDVRHWIIFKKIQNLVVEGDGTIDGKGDIWWKNSCKINKSRPCTHAPTALTFKECNNLTVENITIKDAQQMHLSFQKCMKVEAHNLLITAPEKSPNTDGIHVTRTQNITIINSVIGTGDDCISIVSGSRNVQATNTTCGPGHGISIGSLGSGNSEAHVSDVIVDTAIFNGTTNGVRIKTWQGGSGNAGNISFQNIVMYNVKNPIIIDQNYCDQDDPCDEQESAVQISDVIYKNITGTSASEVAVYFDCSKNYPCQDIVLQDINLVRDEDGKAATSSCKNVKLTQVGKVSPGCSRDQLKEWFLKRIEEEEEKEEDIFHGYDQVVYYTNH